From the genome of Pseudomonas sihuiensis:
CTTCGACCACTTCACCGAATACGGCGTAGCCCCAGCCCTGTACGGTCGGTGCGCTGTGGTTGAGGAAGCTGTTGTCAGCAACGTTGATGAAGAACTGCGCGCTGGCCGAATGCGGCTCCATGGTGCGGGCCATGGCGATGGTGCCGACCTTGTTGGCCACGCCGTTGTTGGCTTCGTTCTTGATCGGTGCGCGGGTTGGCTTCTGCTTCATGCCCGGCTCGAAACCGCCGCCCTGGATCATGAAGTTGCCAATCACGCGGTGGAAGATGGTGCCGTCGTAATGGCCTTCCTTCACGTATTGCTCGAAGTTGGCCACGGTTTCCGGGGCCTTGTCGGCGAACAGGTTCAGGGTGATGACGCCGTGGTTGGTGTGCAGTTTGATCATGATCGTATCCGTGATGAGGCAGATTCGAGCCGCTGGCTCGTGGGTGAACAGCCCTGACAGGTTGGCATGCACCCTGTCAGGGGCTTGACAGGTTGGTTATGATACGGACTTTGCCCGATGCGGCCTACCCTGTGCCGCGCCAGTATTGTTAAGGACACC
Proteins encoded in this window:
- a CDS encoding peptidylprolyl isomerase, yielding MIKLHTNHGVITLNLFADKAPETVANFEQYVKEGHYDGTIFHRVIGNFMIQGGGFEPGMKQKPTRAPIKNEANNGVANKVGTIAMARTMEPHSASAQFFINVADNSFLNHSAPTVQGWGYAVFGEVVEGMDVVEKIKGVATTMKAGHQDVPVDDVIIEKAEIVAE